The sequence ACATTTTGCTACGTGTCTGGTTCCGGTACCGACAGCACCGAAAAAGGCCGCGTGATGTGGGCAAGAGTAAAGGGCAGAACCGAGAATGATTTGGCTAAGATGTTCAAAAAGTTTTATGCCTTCCGCCCCGGTTTTATGAAACCAACACCCGGGCAAAAGAACGCGCTCAGCTTTTACAAGTACGTCAACTGGATGTTCCCAATACTCAGGAACCTGATGCCGAAACTCGCGTGCACACTCAAAGAGGTGGGCATTGCGATGATACATACAGTAACCAAAGGTTACGAAAAGAAAACACTGGAAGTGACTGATATAGTTGAACTGGCCAAACGATAGACAATGACAGAGATCTTATACGATACCATAGGCAAAGCTTACAACGCCACCCGCTGCGCTGATCCTTATATCGCTGGCCGCGTATTCGAATTATTGTCTCCCAGGCCGGATGGCCTTTATCTCGACATTGGTTGCGGTACCGCAAACTACCTCACGGCGCTGGCGGAAAAAGGCGTGAAATTCTACGGCGTTGATCCGTCTGAAACCATGCTGGCTGAAGCGCGTAAAAAGGATAACGGAGCTCAGTTCTTCAATGCTAAGGCTGAAGCGCTACCCTTTGGCGATGAGTTCTTTGATGGCTGCACGGCAACATTTACCCTTCACCATTGGGATAATAAACTGAAAGGCCTTAAAGAAGTGAACCGTGTATTGAAACCGGGAAGCAAAATTGTCTTTCTCAGTTTCTGCGGCGAGCAGATGCGCGGCTACTGGCTCAACCACTACTTCCCTGAAATGATGAAGCGCAGCTGGGAGTTGCTGCCGGAATTGCCTGAAATGGAACTGCTACTGAATAATGCCGGCTTCCAACTGGCCACCATTGAAAAATATTTTGTGCAGGAAGACCTCCAGGATCATTTCGTCTACTCGAACAAACATAGGCCCGAACAATACCTGAGGCCGGAGATCAGGGCGAATGCTTCTTCGTTTGCTGCATTTTGTTCGCCTGAAGAACTGACATCGGGGTTGACAGCTCTCGAAGCAGATATAGTAAATCGTAGGATCTACGACATCATGAAAAGCTATGAGAACGATAAAGGCGACTACATTTTTCTCGTAGCACAGAAATAAGACAAAGATTTACTGATACTTGTATTCTCATTACCAATAAGCATGCATTCCCGCTTTCGGTAACTTTATCCATTACTATTAAGATGAGCCTAGTTACTATAGCCACGTTTGCCAATGCTTTTAACATGAATGTCGTCAGGGGGCGACTTGAGAGTGAAGGCATACCGGCTTTTCCGAAAGATGAGCATACCGTTACCACCAATCCCTTTTACAACGGCGCACTGGGCGGCATCAAGCTGCAGGTGCGCGAAGAAGATGTACCCGAAGCACAGCGCATCCTGGCAGAATCAGGATATCGCCAGCCACAACCGCAGCCGCCAGTTATTGAGAAAAGGAAAAACCCTTTTCTCAGCTTCCTGAAATTCATCCTCTTTTTCGCCGCCGCGTTGGCGCTTATCTATTTACTACACGACCCGCTCGCCTATCTCGAACCGGTTCGCAAGCCTATAGAATTGCCACTGCCTATTCCGCATAAAAATTCTCCTTAAAAACGTAACCATTCAGTCACTCTTCGTATATTTGTAACCGAACGGTTACGCAAAATATGAGAAGAGATGTTTTCCAGGCCATTGCAGACCCCACCAGGCGCCAGATACTAAGCTTATTGGCAAAGCAAAGCATGAACCTGAATACGCTTGCTGATAACTTTGATATCAGCAGGCCTGCCATATCCAAACAGATCAGGATACTGACCGAATGCGGCCTGATAATTGTGCGCCAGCAGGGACGTAAGCGCTATTGCGAAGCGCAAATGCAGGAGCTTGGTGTAGTTGCTGAATGGCTGGAACAATACCGGCAATTCTGGAACTATAAGCTAGACGCACTCGGAGATTTTTTAGAACAAGAAAAAACAATAACTAAACATAAACCAACTAAAAAACATAAACACAAATGAAACAGGAACCTATAATTGTGGAACGTGTGTATAACGCACCTGCCGAAAGGGTTTGGAAAGCGCTTACCGACAAAAACAAAATGAAACAATGGTATTTTGACATTGCCGACTTTAAGCCACAGGAAGGTTTCGAATTTCGTTTTGTGGGCAAAGACCACGATGGCGTTGAGTGGCTGCACATCTGCACCATAACAGAGGTGATACCTAATAAAAAACTCACGCACAGCTGGCGCTACGACGGCTACGAAGGCAATTCATACGTAACATGGGAGCTGTTTCCCGAAGGCGACACAACAAGGGTCAGGCTTACCCATGAAGGACTCGAAACCTTCCCGTCTACTGTAGCAGCGTTTGCGAAACAAAACTTTGTAGAAGGCTGGACCGCTATCCTTGGTACCATGCTGCAGGAGTTTGTAGAACAAGGCACCATCAAGAAACATGTGGAAATGAATGCTACTGCCGAAAAGATCTGGGATGTACTTACAGCTCCACAATACACCACGCAGTGGGCAGCAGCCTTTAGCGAAGGCACCTGGGTAGAAACCGACTGGAAAAAAAGCTCCGAAGTGATATGGAAAGACAAAGACGGCAACATAGGCGCCCGCGGCACGGTTGAGATCAGCAATAAAGCATCGCTGCTGAAGATAATGTTCCCAGACGAGCAGAAGGAAGAACATACCAAGCGCCCGTACACCGAAACTTATGCCATGTCTGACGACGGTAAAGGGAAAGCAACCTTATCAATTGATGCTGGTCCGTTGTCGGTGAAGCATCTCAAAATGCACGAGCCGCTTTGGAACAAGGCGATAGCTAAAATAAAGGAACTGGCAGAGCAATAAATATAACGGGTACGGCGCTGTTATTTCTTCTGCCACAGGCTGATGGAATCGGTACCGGTGTCGTACCCGTATAACCGCCTTTTATTGCTGTCTATATACACCCAGTCATCGGTCATAAAGCGCCCCTCAGCAGTATGCCCCACCCTAAATGCCATAAAATTGATGCTGTCGGTCTCTATCATCCCATCAAATTTCCATTCTATCTCCCCGGCATTGTCGATCTGAACCTGCTGCAATGCGCCTGTGTCATTATTTGCTATATACTCCAGTATCAGGCTATCGTACCAGGCCAGCTTGCGTACAGGCTTGCTATTATCCGAGGCGGTCTCGGTTGTTTGTACACAGCCGGTGGCAAAAGAGATGATCAATAAACGCGGAAACAGCTTTCGCATAGGCCAAATATAAGAAACTCCCCTCCTTAGTTAAGGAGGGGCCGACGGTCAATCGCGTAGCGTATTGACTGTCGGGGGTGGTTGAAAACGCTGAGACTAGTACGACAGTTCAATATTATGACAGACCCTCTTTACCCATCCAACCACCCCAGTGCGCAACAAGCCTTACAGGCTTTCTGCACACATCCCCTCCTTAGCCAAGGAGGGGAGTTTAAGGTTAATCAGTCAAATCATACAAATCAACCTCCAATTTCAGCAAAAACGGCAACCCATTACCACCATTTCTTATATAACATTCCGGCAATTCTTAATAATTCTAATAATTCCGTTTCGTTGTTGCTTTTCTGTTAAAATTTTGTATCTTGGAACTCAAAGTTATCAAGCTGAAGCAGTTACTGGATGAGACCCTGATTTTCCGCTGATGAGCCTGTTGGTTTGTCACGGAATTGTCATATAAAGCTTCCAGTACGGCATCGCCAGCTTAAAATAGCTTTAAAAGTTTTGTTAAAACCAACGGAAACACAACCGTTGCCGTCTTTAAACAGGTACGTTCTATAATATTATAAGCTTTCTGAAATTAGCTAATTCATGAAACAAACAGCATCCATTAAGCGTTTAGGTTTGTCGCTCCTTGCAGCCATAGGCTGTCTTTCTGGCCAGGCGCAGACCGTTCTAAACACTGCGTATACCAACAGCCCTGGCAACGTAACTGGTAACTTTACTGCTCCAGCTACGCCACAGTATGTAACATTCACCGTTAAGAATACTAATTGCTACCCAATTACTCTTACCGAGTTCAGCATCCTCCATATGGTAGATGTGAATGTAACCTTCGGCAGTGTGACGGTTACTGTTTCAAACAATGGTGCTGTTTACACAGTTTTAAGGCAAACAAGTGGAGGTATAACAAGCGACCCATCAGTCAGCTCAGCTATATCAACCTGGCCAATTGTAGGAAGTTCTAGTCCTATTACCGCTGGATCATCAGGTATTATTCCGGTTGTAACGGGATTAACCACCAATAATCTAACAGAAATTGGGGCTGGTCAGGAAGTGAGGTTTGCGATCGTCAGCAATGATACAATGTTTGTAAGAGCAGGCATTGGCCAGGGTACAACTCCGGCAGTGATACCCAGTCCTAGAACTTTTACATTGAACGGTGTAACACTATTGTCGGTTGACCCAACTGATTTTGTAAGCGAGCGTGTACGTTATGGTCGTTATCCAAACTTACCTCTTAATTCGCAAGCCCCGATACCGGCAAATCCGGCTATACAATCTTTCCATTATGGTTTTGACGGTGGTGTAACCTTCAAACGTTCAGGTCCTACTGTTGCGGTTATCAACAACAACGCCTGCGATACTTCTGGTGATTCTGTTACCCTGGTTGCTACTATTCCAGTACCTCCCGGTTGCGTAACCAACCCGGTTTTCCACTGGAGCGGCCCTGGCATCATTGGTAACCCTACCAGCTCTACAGTTAAAATATATGCTTCTTTAGCTAACGCAGGTAAATACCTGTGCTGGTATACAGCCGGTACAGAAACTTCTGCTACAACATCGGCTACAGTAAATGTGACACCAAGGCCCAAAGCACCAAAGATCACTACAAAAAACCAATACTGCATTGGTGAGCCATTCCAGCCGGTAATTGCTGATGGCCAGAATATATTATGGTATACTATTCCATTTGGCGGTACTGGTACTACTGTACCTCCTTATGTAAACACTAACATGGCCGGCAGCTATACATGGTATGCCAGCCAAACCGTAGGCAACTGCGAAGGTCCACGTTCTGCTGTTACCATTACAGTAGCACCGATACCTGTAAGGCCAACTGTGGTTAGCCCTGTGGTATTCTGCGAAAACGAGCCAGCAAGCCCACTATCTGCAGGCGGTACCGGTCTCATCTGGTATGTTGACCCAGTAGGTGGTTTAGGTTCAGTTATCGCTCCGGTACCAGGTACCAGCGTAAAAGATACCCTGACATGGTACGTTTCTCAAAAAATAGATGGTTGTGAAGGTCCGCGCAGCAAGATCGATGTAATAGTAACCTTCAAACCAAACGGAATGGTACTGGTAAGCGACACTCCGTGGATCTGCCAGCACGACGAACTGACTTTCACTTATTTCGGTAGCGCGACCGAGTTCACGGGTATTACCTGGAAAGTGCCTAGCCCTGCGGCTACAAGCGTTGGCGGCGGTATCGGCCTCGACCCGATAACTATCCGTTTCGACTCTGCAGGTCTGCAACAGGTGATCATGTCTGCCAACAACCTGGGTTGTATCGGCGATCCGTTTGTTCAATATGTAACAGTTAAGCCAATACCATACGCCTTCATCAACGCTCCTTCTGACGTTTGTCCGAACGATGACAGGATCGTAGTACTGGATGAGTTCTCTCCGGGCATCGATACCTTCAAGTTCAACTGGGATGGTGGTGTTACTACACACTTCGCTACAGACCAGGGTCCTTACGGCGTAATGTGGAGCACACCGGGCCGTAAAGTGATAAAACTGACAATGGTACAAGATCTTTGCGTGGGCGAAGCTACCGATACCGTAGATGTTCGTAACCTGCCGGATGCTACTATTAATGCGTTCTATGATGAGAACCAGGATAACAATTTTGACGGCTTCGACGCTAAGAAAGCACTGATATGCTCTGGTGACAGCCTGAGGCTGGAAGCCAAAACGATCGTGGTTAGCTCTAAATACGAATGGACCCCAACGCGCTTCTTTGACAATGCCGCTAACCTGCCGGTTACTTATGGCCGTATCGACTTCTCAGGTTTTGTTACGCTGAAAGTAACTGACGAACTTGGTTGTGTAAGTATGGATAGCATTAAACTGGTAACTAAGCCTTGCTGCGAAATTGCTTTCCCAACTGCCTTTACACCAAACGGCGACGGTAAGAATGATATATTCCGTGCTATCAGCCCGGGTCACCAAGATACCCGCACCTTCCAGATCGTTAACCGCTATGGACAGGTTGTTTACGAAAACGTAAACGCTGAGAAAGGCTGGGATGGTATGATGAAAGGCGAGCCAGCTGATATGGGCACTTACTTCTACCACATCAACTTCAAATGCGATAACAAGTGGACCGATCAGAAAGGTGAATTCATCCTGGTACGCTAACCACAAAAAGCATATCCAAAAGAAAAAGGGCGCCTCTGGTGCCCTTTTTTTATTGTTACAGAAAAGGAAAACTCCCCTCCTTATTTTAAGGAGGGGCACGGCGGTCAATCGCGAAGCGTATTGATTGGCGGGGGTGGTTGCTGAGGGTTGCAATTCCGCCTAATTGCTAACGCTCCTAAAATGATTAATTTTACGTATATTTGCTATAGAAAGCTATGACCGTGATAACCCTGAACCAGTCTGAACCCGGATTCTTTGAATTAATGAATGACCAGAATTGCAGAAATCAACCTACCCCAAATCGGCAACTATGCCCACGCGACGGTTGCCACTTTTGAAAAACGCCCCAAATCGGCAACAAACGGCAACAAATTCGCCTTTCATATTTTGGATTGAGACAAAATGTAGTGCTTCAAAATCGACTACAAACTGTAACAAATTTGGCATCAAAACCGCTACAGGCAAGCGATTCAAAGGACAGGAAAAAATCAGCGGATCAGTATAACCCGAGGCACCTACAACAAACTACCGCCTTGGCCTGGACAACATCAGGATAGCATAAGTAAACAGATAAGCAATGGCCCCGGAAATGATAGACAATACAGTCCCTCCCAGGAAGAACGCTGCCCCATCCTGCTTTACCTGTTCCAGCGACAAGCTATGCCAGTCGAATGACCAGGGTTGGTCCAGGATGATCTTACCGGTGGCCAGGCTGGCCATCAGGATAAAGGCAGTGAACGGGAAGATGCTGATATTGGCGGCCAGCAGGAATAAGGCCTTATTGAGCCGGAACAGGATAGCCAGGGGTATCCCAACGGCCAGCTGGAAGCCCCAGATAGGCACGATACCCATGAACACCCCGAAGCCTACAGACGCGGCCTTGTGGTGGTTGCTCTCCTCCGGGTGCACAAACAGCGCGCGGTAGATGGCGGTCCAGCCGTCTTTGCTACCCAGCATACGGATGAAATCGCGGGGCTTGATATATAGGAGGGCGATGAGTACCAGCACTGTATTGAGTATGCTGATGCGTGTGAAGTCTTTGAACGGCCTGAAATGCGAAATACGCTCTTCGGGCTTTGGATAGTATACTGATACGGGGACGCTGATTACAGGAATACCGCTCCAGGAAGCCCGTACGATCACTTCGATCTCGAACTCGTACTTGCGGGTAAACCAGCGCTTACGAGCCAGTGGCTGCACCGGGTACAAGCGGTAACCCGACTGAGTGTCTGGAAGGCTAATGCCTGTATTGACCCAGAACCAGAAATTGGAAAACCGGTTACCGAAGCTGCTTTTACCGGGAACGTTCTCCTGGTCCATATTGCGGGCGCCCACCATAAGGGCGCCAGGGGTTTCGTCCAGCTGACGGAGAAACACCACGAGGTCTTTAGGATAATGTTGCCCATCACTATCTATCGTGATGGCGTACTGGTAGCCTGCTTTGGCTGCCTCTCTGATACCTGTACGAAGCGCATATCCCTTGCCCCGGTTGGGCCTGTAGCTAATGACCTTCAACTGTGGGAAGGCTGCAAGGATGGCCTCAGTATCATCGGTAGAACCGTCGTTCACGATGATGATCTGGCTGGTATAGTTTAGAAGTTCTTTGACAACTGAGGCAATGGTAGTGGCATTGTTATAAGTAGGCATCAATACACATGCCTTATGCCTTATAAAATCTGCCTCGTAAAGCGGCTGCCTGTTATCCATCATACCGAAATGCGAAGCTATTTCTTTAATTGGTTTTCGCAATCACGGAGTTTGCGGGTTATGGACTCGCGCTCGTCTTTGGTGGCTATCTCCAGCGCCAATGCACGATGGTAATAACCGGCGGCAGCAGCATACCAGCGGTTCTCGCGACAGTAGTCGCCGGCGATGCGATAGGCATCGTAGAAATTGGGATTGCTATGAACGGTTTGAGCAGTATCGACAGGCTTGTGTTGCAGCAAGGCAAGCTTATTAGCCCTGAAGGTGAGGAACTGACGGTACTCGTTGGTAGCCAGAAACGTATCGGCAGGTATATTGCGCATTGTATCTGCCACGTCAACATCCTGCTGAAGGCCACGTAGTGCAAACACCTTGCGCAGGTCATAACATACGTAAGTTCCGAGCTGCCATGGCTCGGTGCTTACCCAAGCCCTCAAACTATCGGGCTGAAAGATGATAGAATGGTGGGCGATGAGTTGGTTGATGGCTTTTTCATTGCCATTGCCGATGTTGGCATCGTTGAGCCCCCGGCGGTCGCGGAGGATGTTAGCCAACTTCTCCGGTGTAAGTGGATAGTTGGCAGCCATCAATTGTTGCAACCTCTGATAGCGGTATACCGATGCGCTCTTATCCA comes from Polluticoccus soli and encodes:
- a CDS encoding NAD-dependent epimerase/dehydratase family protein, with product MPFKTIVTGATGMVGEGVMLECLLHPDVSEVLIVNRRPSGFSHPKLKEIVHKDFFDLSPIAHELTGYDACFFCLGVTSIGKNEEEYTKYTHTLTMHFAETVAARNPDMTFCYVSGSGTDSTEKGRVMWARVKGRTENDLAKMFKKFYAFRPGFMKPTPGQKNALSFYKYVNWMFPILRNLMPKLACTLKEVGIAMIHTVTKGYEKKTLEVTDIVELAKR
- a CDS encoding class I SAM-dependent methyltransferase codes for the protein MTEILYDTIGKAYNATRCADPYIAGRVFELLSPRPDGLYLDIGCGTANYLTALAEKGVKFYGVDPSETMLAEARKKDNGAQFFNAKAEALPFGDEFFDGCTATFTLHHWDNKLKGLKEVNRVLKPGSKIVFLSFCGEQMRGYWLNHYFPEMMKRSWELLPELPEMELLLNNAGFQLATIEKYFVQEDLQDHFVYSNKHRPEQYLRPEIRANASSFAAFCSPEELTSGLTALEADIVNRRIYDIMKSYENDKGDYIFLVAQK
- a CDS encoding DUF2007 domain-containing protein: MSLVTIATFANAFNMNVVRGRLESEGIPAFPKDEHTVTTNPFYNGALGGIKLQVREEDVPEAQRILAESGYRQPQPQPPVIEKRKNPFLSFLKFILFFAAALALIYLLHDPLAYLEPVRKPIELPLPIPHKNSP
- a CDS encoding ArsR/SmtB family transcription factor; the encoded protein is MRRDVFQAIADPTRRQILSLLAKQSMNLNTLADNFDISRPAISKQIRILTECGLIIVRQQGRKRYCEAQMQELGVVAEWLEQYRQFWNYKLDALGDFLEQEKTITKHKPTKKHKHK
- a CDS encoding SRPBCC family protein encodes the protein MKQEPIIVERVYNAPAERVWKALTDKNKMKQWYFDIADFKPQEGFEFRFVGKDHDGVEWLHICTITEVIPNKKLTHSWRYDGYEGNSYVTWELFPEGDTTRVRLTHEGLETFPSTVAAFAKQNFVEGWTAILGTMLQEFVEQGTIKKHVEMNATAEKIWDVLTAPQYTTQWAAAFSEGTWVETDWKKSSEVIWKDKDGNIGARGTVEISNKASLLKIMFPDEQKEEHTKRPYTETYAMSDDGKGKATLSIDAGPLSVKHLKMHEPLWNKAIAKIKELAEQ
- a CDS encoding T9SS type B sorting domain-containing protein, with protein sequence MKQTASIKRLGLSLLAAIGCLSGQAQTVLNTAYTNSPGNVTGNFTAPATPQYVTFTVKNTNCYPITLTEFSILHMVDVNVTFGSVTVTVSNNGAVYTVLRQTSGGITSDPSVSSAISTWPIVGSSSPITAGSSGIIPVVTGLTTNNLTEIGAGQEVRFAIVSNDTMFVRAGIGQGTTPAVIPSPRTFTLNGVTLLSVDPTDFVSERVRYGRYPNLPLNSQAPIPANPAIQSFHYGFDGGVTFKRSGPTVAVINNNACDTSGDSVTLVATIPVPPGCVTNPVFHWSGPGIIGNPTSSTVKIYASLANAGKYLCWYTAGTETSATTSATVNVTPRPKAPKITTKNQYCIGEPFQPVIADGQNILWYTIPFGGTGTTVPPYVNTNMAGSYTWYASQTVGNCEGPRSAVTITVAPIPVRPTVVSPVVFCENEPASPLSAGGTGLIWYVDPVGGLGSVIAPVPGTSVKDTLTWYVSQKIDGCEGPRSKIDVIVTFKPNGMVLVSDTPWICQHDELTFTYFGSATEFTGITWKVPSPAATSVGGGIGLDPITIRFDSAGLQQVIMSANNLGCIGDPFVQYVTVKPIPYAFINAPSDVCPNDDRIVVLDEFSPGIDTFKFNWDGGVTTHFATDQGPYGVMWSTPGRKVIKLTMVQDLCVGEATDTVDVRNLPDATINAFYDENQDNNFDGFDAKKALICSGDSLRLEAKTIVVSSKYEWTPTRFFDNAANLPVTYGRIDFSGFVTLKVTDELGCVSMDSIKLVTKPCCEIAFPTAFTPNGDGKNDIFRAISPGHQDTRTFQIVNRYGQVVYENVNAEKGWDGMMKGEPADMGTYFYHINFKCDNKWTDQKGEFILVR
- a CDS encoding DUF2062 domain-containing protein produces the protein MRKPIKEIASHFGMMDNRQPLYEADFIRHKACVLMPTYNNATTIASVVKELLNYTSQIIIVNDGSTDDTEAILAAFPQLKVISYRPNRGKGYALRTGIREAAKAGYQYAITIDSDGQHYPKDLVVFLRQLDETPGALMVGARNMDQENVPGKSSFGNRFSNFWFWVNTGISLPDTQSGYRLYPVQPLARKRWFTRKYEFEIEVIVRASWSGIPVISVPVSVYYPKPEERISHFRPFKDFTRISILNTVLVLIALLYIKPRDFIRMLGSKDGWTAIYRALFVHPEESNHHKAASVGFGVFMGIVPIWGFQLAVGIPLAILFRLNKALFLLAANISIFPFTAFILMASLATGKIILDQPWSFDWHSLSLEQVKQDGAAFFLGGTVLSIISGAIAYLFTYAILMLSRPRR